One window from the genome of Anopheles coluzzii chromosome X, AcolN3, whole genome shotgun sequence encodes:
- the LOC120957289 gene encoding protein mab-21-like has translation MLVPQDMVTVQSKTIFQINKYYAEKVQVRMGNIALVLREICKIVQEVLREVEVQEPRFISSLVECNGRYEGLEVISPTAFEVVLYLNQMGVFNFVDDGSLPGAAVLKLSDGRKRSMSLWVEFITASGYLSARKIRSRFHTLVAQAVEKCPYRDMVKLVPDTTEVKLRIRERYTVQITPAFKCTGIWPRSAAHWPILNIPWPHPALVAEVKTEGFDLLSKESVILQGKNANVEGDAWLLHFTEAENRLLQGGYRKRCLSILKTLCDRHLELPGVPIGYYHLKTLLLYECEKHPRETEWDAGCVADRLNGIFLQLISCLQCRRCPHYFLPSLDLFKGKSPTVLDNASKHVWRLCRDILTSSKAFDRL, from the exons ATGCTAGTGCCGCAGGACATGGTAACCGTGCAGTCGAAGACGATCTTCCAAATCAACAAGTACTACGCGGAGAAGGTACAGGTGCGCATGGGCAACATCGCCCTAGTGCTGCGCGAGATCTGCAAGATCGTTCAGGAGGTGCTGCGTGAGGTGGAGGTACAGGAGCCTAGATTTATCTCTAGCCTGGTCGAATGCAATGGAAG ATACGAAGGTCTGGAAGTAATCTCGCCGACGGCATTCGAGGTAGTACTCTACCTGAACCAGATGGGAGTATTCAACTTTGTGGACGATGGGTCACTGCCAGGCGCAGCAGTGCTAAAGCTTAGCGACGGCCGAAAACGCTCCATGTCCTTGTGGGTGGAGTTCATCACCGCGTCCGGCTATTTATCCGCCCGGAAGATCCGGTCCCGGTTTCACACGCTTGTCGCCCAAGCAGTTGAGAAGTGCCCTTACCGGGACATGGTGAAGCTGGTGCCCGACACGACGGAGGTGAAGCTGCGCATCCGCGAACGGTACACCGTCCAGATTACACCCGCCTTCAAGTGTACCGGCATCTGGCCGAGGTCGGCTGCCCATTGGCCCATTCTCAACATACCTTGGCCCCACCCGGCCCTGGTTGCGGAGGTCAAGACGGAGgggttcgatttgctttcGAAGGAGAGCGTTATCCTGCAGGGCAAGAACGCGAACGTTGAGGGTGACGCCTGGCTGCTACACTTTACCGAGGCGGAGAATCGGTTGCTGCAGGGCGGATACCGGAAGCGGTGCCTCAGCATCCTGAAGACGCTGTGCGACCGGCATCTAGAATTGCCCGGTGTACCAATCGGGTATTACCATCTTAAGACGCTGTTGTTGTACGAGTGTGAGAAGCACCCGCGCGAAACGGAGTGGGATGCAGGCTGCGTCGCCGATCGGTTGAATGGGATCTTCCTACAGCTCATCTCTTGTCTGCAATGTCGCCGTTGCCCGCACTACTTTCTGCCCAGTCTTGACCTGTTCAAGGGCAAATCGCCGACGGTTTTGGATAATGCTTCCAAACACGTGTGGCGGCTCTGTCGGGACATCCTGACAAGCAGTAAAGCTTTCGATCGACTGTAA
- the LOC120955322 gene encoding protein mab-21, with protein sequence MLVPPEMIAVQSKLIYQMNKYCADRVQTRKAQIHKTIQEVCRVVQDVLKEVEVQEPRFISSLNDYNGRYDGLEVVSPTEFEIIIYLNQMGVLNFVDDGTLPGCAVLKLSDGRKRSMSLWVEFITASGYLSARKIRSRFQTLVAQACDKCSYRDSVKMIADTTEVKLRIRERIIVQITPAFKCAGLWPRSASHWPLPQIPWPHPNIVSEVKTEGFDMLSKECIALQGKNSAMEGDAWVLSFTEAENKLLQGGCRRRCLSILKTLRDRHLDLPGNPVTSYVMKTLLLYECEKHPREMEWDENCMGDRINGIFLQLISCLQCRRCPHYFLPNMDLFKGKSPGALENASKQVWRLTRIMLTNSRCLEEL encoded by the exons ATGCTCGTTCCACCAGAAATGATCGCGGTGCAGTCGAAACTGATCTACCAGATGAACAAGTACTGCGCGGACCGGGTGCAAACCCGCAAAGCCCAGATCCACAAAACTATCCAGGAGGTCTGCCGTGTGGTGCAGGACGTACTAAAGGAGGTCGAGGTGCAGGAGCCGCGCTTCATCTCGTCGCTAAACGACTACAATGGCCGATATGACGGACTAGAGGTGGTGTCGCCGACGGAGTTCGAAATTATTATCTACCTCAATCAAATGGGCGTCCTCAACTTTGTGGACGACGGTACGCTGCCTGGGTGTGCGGTGCTGAAGCTTAGCGACGGTCGCAAACGCTCCATGTCGTTGTGGGTCGAGTTTATTACTGCTTCCGGGTATTTGTCCGCCCGAAAGATCCGGTCCCGCTTTCAGACACTAGTCGCGCAGGCCTGTGATAAGTGTTCGTACCGCGACTCGGTGAAGATGATTGCCGACACGACGGAGGTAAAACTGCGCATCCGCGAGCGTATTATCGTGCAGATCACGCCCGCCTTCAAGTGTGCAGGATTGTGGCCCCGTTCCGCGTCACACTGGCCCTTGCCCCAGATACCATGGCCTCATCCAAACATCGTATCAGAGGTGAAAACGGAAGGGTTCGACATGCTGTCAAAAGAGTGCATCGCGCTGCAAGGCAAAAACTCGGCGATGGAGGGTGATGCTTGGGTGCTAAGCTTTACCGAGGCCGAAAACAAACTGCTCCAAG GTGGCTGTCGGAGGCGGTGCCTCAGCATTCTGAAGACGCTGCGCGACCGGCACCTCGATCTGCCCGGCAACCCAGTCACATCGTACGTGATGAAGACACTGCTACTGTACGAGTGCGAAAAACATCCGCGCGAGATGGAGTGGGACGAGAACTGTATGGGCGACCGGATCAACGGGATCTTTCTGCAGCTCATCTCCTGCCTGCAGTGTCGCCGATGTCCTCATTACTTCCTGCCAAACATGGACCTTTTCAAGGGCAAGTCACCCGGTGCGCTCGAAAACGCCTCCAAGCAGGTCTGGCGGTTGACACGAATCATGCTCACCAACTCACGCTGTCTCGAGGAGCTGTAA